A DNA window from Deltaproteobacteria bacterium contains the following coding sequences:
- a CDS encoding polysaccharide biosynthesis tyrosine autokinase, whose amino-acid sequence MSKIEKALERARKMRQEGQEQVEGYRPSEVSRLQVGEPAYIKTKVMSLDRGHLERHRVMTLMDNPEVMDYYNLLRTQVLQKTRHNGHNTIMITSVLPGEGKTITAINLAVSIAREVKQTVLLVDTDLRNPKIHDYLGCDAEKGLSDYLQNDVPVGDLLVNPGIAKMVVLPAGRPLQGSTDILGSPKMEKLVEEMKRRYAERYVIFDCPPVLSVPDALVFSSYVDGVILVVEAGRTTKDQIRKAVEVFEDKNIVGLVMNRGDSGSRGYYY is encoded by the coding sequence ATGAGCAAAATAGAAAAGGCCCTGGAGCGGGCAAGGAAAATGCGTCAGGAAGGTCAAGAGCAAGTTGAAGGCTACAGACCTTCCGAGGTGTCTCGCCTTCAGGTTGGGGAACCTGCATATATCAAGACAAAAGTGATGTCCCTGGACAGGGGCCACCTTGAGAGACACCGGGTGATGACGCTCATGGATAACCCGGAAGTCATGGACTATTACAACCTTTTGCGCACCCAGGTGCTTCAAAAAACCCGCCACAATGGGCATAACACCATCATGATCACCAGCGTTCTGCCAGGCGAGGGCAAGACTATCACGGCCATTAACCTGGCTGTGAGTATTGCCAGGGAGGTCAAGCAGACCGTTCTTCTGGTGGATACGGACCTTCGGAACCCAAAGATCCACGACTATCTGGGCTGTGATGCGGAAAAAGGCCTTTCAGATTATCTGCAAAATGATGTTCCGGTGGGCGACCTTCTCGTTAATCCCGGGATAGCCAAGATGGTGGTGCTGCCGGCCGGAAGGCCTCTTCAAGGATCTACGGATATCCTGGGTTCTCCCAAGATGGAAAAGCTGGTCGAGGAGATGAAGCGTCGCTACGCGGAGCGCTACGTTATTTTCGACTGCCCCCCGGTTCTTAGCGTTCCCGACGCATTGGTTTTTTCCTCCTATGTAGACGGCGTGATCCTTGTGGTAGAGGCGGGTAGAACTACGAAAGACCAAATCCGCAAGGCTGTTGAGGTTTTTGAGGATAAGAACATTGTCGGCCTGGTCATGAACAGGGGCGACAGTGGCTCACGCGGGTATTACTACTAG
- a CDS encoding outer membrane beta-barrel protein, which produces MVVQCLKSSVFLLLFSLGMACFVVVDAGAAQYVVTPSVELQETYDDNVFLKEIDDFEHLISPGLVFDVRTERTELKAGGAWDISDYQRHSELDSVDQTYEFSASVNPSELWRLDFSGQYKDDYTFISALEESGIIADRSRRKRATLEPGVAIVLDPRNTLEFSYDFVKTQYDLERYPDYRVHGPNLTWIHGLMNERTSIICSAGATLVDFEETSGDLNVRQRTYRGLAGIDHRFSETLQLRLLAGASYTESKFPRAGLSVEEKDTGLIVDGALEWRLERLSLSGNVNRDITPSIYGENVTRDRVRAGLRYRFTEKLRSGLSVSYYHTETDGLVDREKRLTYSVRPSMIYRFTEDVDLRLGYAYTWTENEITDYSQERNRFFLELAVAWPKTFD; this is translated from the coding sequence ATGGTAGTGCAGTGTCTCAAAAGTTCAGTATTCTTATTGCTTTTTTCTCTGGGTATGGCGTGTTTCGTGGTCGTGGATGCCGGGGCCGCACAATACGTTGTCACCCCGTCTGTGGAGCTTCAGGAGACATACGATGATAACGTTTTCCTAAAAGAGATTGACGATTTCGAGCACCTTATCTCGCCGGGTCTTGTCTTTGATGTTCGAACAGAAAGGACGGAGCTAAAAGCCGGCGGCGCCTGGGATATCTCCGACTACCAGCGCCACAGCGAGCTCGACAGTGTGGACCAGACGTACGAGTTTTCCGCAAGTGTAAATCCGAGCGAACTGTGGCGCCTCGATTTTTCAGGACAGTACAAGGATGATTATACATTTATCTCGGCCCTGGAGGAATCCGGCATTATTGCTGACAGATCCAGGCGCAAACGCGCCACCCTTGAGCCCGGGGTCGCCATTGTTCTGGATCCTCGCAATACGTTGGAGTTTTCTTATGATTTTGTGAAGACCCAGTATGATCTGGAAAGGTACCCTGACTATCGCGTTCACGGCCCGAACCTGACCTGGATTCATGGCCTTATGAACGAACGCACCAGCATCATATGCTCGGCCGGCGCAACCCTGGTGGATTTCGAAGAAACCTCCGGGGATCTCAACGTGAGACAACGCACTTACCGTGGTCTGGCCGGCATTGATCACCGGTTTTCAGAGACACTCCAGTTAAGGCTCTTGGCAGGCGCAAGCTACACCGAGTCGAAGTTTCCGAGGGCCGGATTGAGTGTGGAGGAAAAGGACACAGGCCTTATTGTTGACGGCGCCCTGGAGTGGCGCCTTGAACGCCTCAGTCTTTCAGGGAACGTGAACCGCGATATTACACCGAGTATTTACGGCGAGAATGTCACCCGGGACAGGGTCAGGGCGGGCCTGAGATATCGGTTTACCGAAAAACTAAGGAGCGGCCTGAGCGTTTCATACTATCACACTGAAACGGACGGCCTGGTGGACCGCGAAAAGCGGCTCACATATTCGGTTCGCCCCTCAATGATCTACAGGTTTACAGAGGATGTGGACCTCCGGTTGGGGTATGCATACACCTGGACCGAGAATGAAATCACCGACTACTCGCAGGAGCGAAACCGCTTTTTTCTGGAACTGGCCGTGGCATGGCCGAAGACCTTTGATTGA
- a CDS encoding lipopolysaccharide biosynthesis protein, with product MEQTADIQQYWDVIKRRKFQIIIPAVLVFCLSVVIAFVLPPVFRSSATILIEAQEIPQDIVRTTVTGYVEERLQMITQIVMSRSRLLGIIGRFGLYEDLKDRYTTEEIVENMREDIRMEPIQAEVINPQSGRPGSATIAFTLSYEGKNPAKVAQVANVLTSLYLEENLKNREEKARTTFEFFETQLAQLRSEILETEARIAEFKNKYISVLPELMQVNLQTMERLQREIGVKGELIKTLVNRKIYLEGQLATLEPVMYTVSLEGKRVMTPKQELEILRSEYLGLRATLADEHPDVIGMKKKLDALEGEVATREDLRKRYGKLHDKETQLALISKKFSEKHPDVIRLDKEVARLKAEVEALSQKQSVLRAEDEKPENPSYINLQTQIASTQMEIESAQKDLNVLKEGYQDYQKRVEVTPQVEQQYRALERDYGNAQAKYQETMSRLMAAREAKGLEESRMGEKFTLVDPPITPEKPDRPNRLAILLIGLVLAAGAGVGFGSMAEYMDHSVRRADELAKVAGHPVLAVIPYLETAQDRAKRLWRRLAFIGATVGLIVGGLGVLHYLYRPLDILWIQIMRELYIGF from the coding sequence ATGGAACAAACTGCCGATATTCAGCAGTACTGGGACGTCATAAAGCGTAGGAAGTTTCAGATTATTATTCCTGCTGTGCTGGTCTTTTGTCTTTCTGTGGTCATCGCCTTTGTCTTGCCCCCGGTCTTTAGGTCAAGCGCCACAATTCTCATTGAGGCGCAGGAAATCCCCCAGGATATTGTCCGCACCACGGTGACAGGCTATGTGGAGGAACGGCTTCAGATGATCACGCAGATCGTGATGAGTCGCTCAAGACTCCTGGGCATTATCGGCCGTTTCGGGCTCTATGAGGATTTGAAGGACCGGTACACCACAGAAGAGATCGTCGAAAACATGCGCGAGGACATCCGGATGGAGCCCATCCAGGCGGAGGTGATCAACCCGCAATCTGGAAGGCCGGGATCAGCCACCATTGCCTTTACGCTCTCCTATGAGGGAAAAAATCCCGCGAAGGTAGCCCAGGTTGCCAATGTGCTTACTTCCCTTTATCTGGAAGAAAACCTGAAAAATCGCGAAGAAAAGGCCAGGACCACGTTTGAATTCTTTGAAACCCAACTGGCGCAACTCCGTTCGGAGATCCTTGAAACCGAGGCCAGGATCGCCGAGTTTAAGAATAAGTACATAAGCGTGCTTCCCGAGCTCATGCAGGTGAACCTGCAGACCATGGAGCGGCTTCAGAGGGAGATCGGCGTTAAGGGAGAACTGATCAAGACCCTGGTCAACCGGAAGATCTATCTGGAGGGCCAGTTGGCAACCTTGGAACCGGTCATGTACACTGTGAGCCTGGAAGGCAAAAGGGTCATGACACCGAAACAAGAGCTTGAGATCTTGCGAAGCGAATACCTGGGGCTCCGCGCCACCCTTGCTGATGAGCATCCGGACGTGATTGGAATGAAGAAAAAACTGGATGCCCTGGAAGGCGAGGTGGCCACGCGCGAAGACTTGCGTAAGAGGTACGGGAAACTCCATGACAAGGAGACGCAACTTGCTCTGATCTCAAAAAAGTTTTCGGAAAAACATCCTGACGTGATCAGGCTCGACAAGGAGGTTGCCCGGCTGAAGGCCGAGGTCGAAGCGCTTTCTCAAAAACAGAGCGTGCTCAGGGCAGAAGACGAAAAACCGGAAAATCCCTCTTACATCAACCTCCAGACCCAAATCGCATCTACGCAGATGGAGATTGAAAGCGCCCAGAAAGATCTCAATGTCTTAAAGGAAGGATACCAGGACTATCAAAAGAGAGTGGAAGTCACCCCGCAGGTGGAGCAGCAATACCGGGCCCTGGAGCGGGATTACGGCAATGCCCAGGCAAAATATCAGGAAACCATGAGCAGGCTTATGGCCGCAAGGGAGGCCAAAGGCCTTGAGGAGAGCCGCATGGGGGAGAAGTTCACCCTCGTAGACCCGCCCATCACACCGGAAAAACCTGACAGGCCCAACCGGTTGGCTATACTCCTTATAGGCTTGGTGCTGGCAGCAGGCGCAGGAGTCGGTTTTGGCTCCATGGCCGAGTATATGGACCATTCCGTGCGTCGAGCCGACGAGCTGGCAAAGGTGGCTGGACATCCCGTGCTGGCAGTGATTCCTTATTTGGAAACAGCGCAAGACCGTGCAAAAAGGCTATGGAGGAGATTGGCCTTTATTGGCGCTACCGTTGGGCTTATCGTGGGCGGATTGGGCGTCTTGCATTACTTATACAGGCCGCTCGATATTTTGTGGATTCAGATCATGCGCGAGCTTTACATCGGTTTTTGA
- a CDS encoding polysaccharide biosynthesis/export family protein — MKRRFCCLLSFSLILFYGNICTLCGAEQEETAALGSEFYLGPGDVLEMSVWKDEALSRQVVVRPDGKISFPLIGDVVARGRTVEELRQVVEGKIKVYVPDAPVTVMVVQVGSPKVYVVGKVAKPGLYIMGQKLRVMQVLAMAGGMTAFAKKDDILIIRKENAHQRVFKFNYGKVAGGKDLDQNICLEAGDTVVVP, encoded by the coding sequence ATGAAGAGAAGATTTTGCTGTTTGCTATCTTTTTCCCTGATTCTATTTTATGGTAATATCTGTACGTTATGTGGCGCAGAGCAAGAAGAGACGGCTGCTTTGGGTTCCGAGTTCTATCTTGGCCCCGGCGACGTTTTGGAGATGTCTGTCTGGAAGGATGAGGCGCTTTCCAGGCAGGTGGTGGTGAGGCCGGACGGAAAGATATCCTTTCCCCTCATTGGCGATGTGGTTGCCCGAGGACGAACCGTGGAGGAATTGAGACAGGTTGTAGAAGGCAAGATCAAGGTATATGTTCCGGATGCTCCGGTAACCGTTATGGTTGTCCAGGTGGGCAGTCCCAAAGTATATGTGGTCGGCAAGGTCGCCAAGCCGGGCCTCTATATTATGGGACAAAAGCTGAGGGTCATGCAGGTTCTGGCCATGGCAGGCGGGATGACCGCCTTTGCGAAAAAGGATGATATACTTATTATCAGAAAAGAGAATGCCCATCAGAGAGTCTTCAAATTCAACTACGGCAAGGTAGCCGGCGGCAAGGACCTGGACCAGAATATTTGCCTTGAAGCAGGCGATACGGTTGTAGTGCCCTGA
- a CDS encoding AAA family ATPase, whose protein sequence is MYTKFYGFREKPFNIISDPSFLYMSAKHRMALTYLEYGFVDGIGFILLTGEIGTGKTTLIKQFLKQIGTDIEVAVIFNTNVTADQLLEMIVEEFELEAPAHGKGRRLDVLNQFLINKHGLGRRVVLIVDESQNLSQDALEEIRMLSNLQTDKALLLQILLVGQPALRTRLQHPSLAQLSQRIAVSYHLEPLNLEETNSYIAHRLKVAGAKNQELFKPEAVELIFQYSGGTPRTINILCDAALVYGYADEAAAIEGEVIEHVVRDRQEIGFLTTAKSGEKVQARSEESGGMEDGTGLVGRVESIEQQVFHLSSKVDWHIKEQEQRAESFKDTLVQRLETMLAEERKRTDRLLIQYNLLRDRLNLNKLKSEGKKVPSLERKSQAFDFADEQTEAKSKEGSRRRGRLRKWFSK, encoded by the coding sequence GTGTACACAAAATTTTACGGTTTTAGAGAAAAGCCGTTCAATATCATCTCCGATCCCAGTTTTCTCTATATGAGCGCCAAGCACCGGATGGCTCTCACTTATCTCGAATACGGATTCGTAGATGGGATCGGCTTTATCCTGCTCACCGGAGAGATCGGCACCGGAAAGACCACCCTCATCAAACAATTCCTGAAACAGATCGGCACAGACATTGAGGTGGCGGTCATCTTTAACACCAACGTTACGGCTGATCAGCTTCTGGAAATGATCGTTGAGGAGTTCGAATTAGAGGCGCCGGCACATGGCAAGGGGAGGCGCCTCGATGTCCTGAATCAGTTTCTCATCAACAAGCACGGTCTTGGCCGGAGAGTGGTCCTGATCGTAGACGAGTCCCAGAACCTTTCCCAGGACGCACTGGAAGAGATCCGCATGCTCTCCAACCTCCAGACGGACAAGGCTCTGCTGCTTCAAATCCTGCTGGTGGGCCAACCGGCCTTGCGCACCCGCCTTCAACATCCCTCCTTGGCCCAGCTCAGCCAACGTATTGCGGTGAGTTATCACCTTGAGCCTCTGAACCTGGAAGAGACCAATAGCTATATCGCCCACCGTCTAAAAGTGGCTGGAGCAAAAAACCAGGAACTCTTCAAGCCTGAAGCCGTTGAACTTATTTTTCAATATTCGGGCGGCACTCCCCGTACCATCAACATTTTGTGCGATGCAGCCCTGGTATATGGCTATGCCGATGAGGCGGCCGCGATCGAAGGCGAGGTTATCGAACATGTGGTCAGGGATAGGCAGGAGATAGGCTTTCTTACTACTGCCAAGTCTGGCGAGAAGGTTCAGGCACGGAGTGAAGAGAGTGGGGGGATGGAGGACGGCACAGGTTTGGTGGGCCGAGTTGAGAGTATTGAACAGCAGGTTTTTCATCTTTCTTCCAAAGTAGACTGGCATATCAAGGAGCAGGAACAAAGGGCAGAAAGTTTCAAGGATACCCTGGTGCAAAGGCTCGAAACAATGCTCGCAGAGGAGCGGAAGCGCACGGACCGGCTGTTGATTCAGTACAACCTCTTAAGGGACAGATTGAACTTGAACAAGCTCAAATCGGAAGGAAAGAAGGTCCCCTCGCTGGAGAGAAAATCCCAGGCCTTTGATTTTGCTGACGAACAAACAGAAGCTAAGAGCAAAGAGGGCAGCAGGCGCAGAGGGCGTTTGAGGAAGTGGTTTTCTAAGTAG